ACCAGATCACCGCCTTCCACCCTGGCGCAATGAGCCAGTCGCAGCTGAACCATGTCAAGGACGCGCTGGGCGGCGCCCAGGCGCCCAGCCTCGGCATCGTTGCGCCCGACAGCCGCGAAGGAATGCTGCACCACGCGCGCCAGTTCGCCGAAGCCGGCGTGCCGTTCATCTTCGACCTGGGCCAGGCCATGCCGCTGTTCAACGGCGACGACCTGCGGGAGTTCGTTGAACTCGCCAGTTACGTAACAGTCAATGACTACGAGGCGCAGGTCCTGCTGTCGCGCACCGCATGGACCAGCGCCGAGGTTGCCGCGAAGGTTCGTGCCTTCATCGTCACGCACGGCGAACGCGGCGCCAGCATCTTTGCCGATGGCCGCCAGTACGCGATCCCGGCCGTCGTGGCCGAGCGCATCGTCGATCCGACCGGCTGTGGCGACGCCTTCCGCGGCGGCCTGCTCTTCGGCATTGAAAACGGATTAGACTGGGAAACGACCGGCCGCCTCGCCTCGCTGATGGGATCGGTCAAGATCGCGCAGCAGGGTCCGCAGAACCACTGGTTGTCGCGCGACGAAATCGGCAACCGGTTCCAGTCTGCATTCGGGTACCGCTACGCCTGACCTGCGGCCGGCGCGTGGCGAATTTTTCGGGAACTGACATGACCAACAAGCTACGCGGCGGCGCGCATGCCGTCCTTGGGGCCACCCTGGTTGCCACGCTGGCCGCCGGCTGCGCCACGCAATCGAATTCCAACAGTGTCTACGGCACCGGGCAGGCGCAACGCGAACAGACCGTACGCTACGGCGTGGTCGAAGGCATCCGCGAGGTCACCATCCAGGGCGGCCAGACCGGCGCCGGCACGCTGGCGGGCGGCGCCATCGGCGGCATCGCGGCCGGCAGCACCATCGGTGGCGGCAACGGCGCGGTGGCGGCGGGCATCCTCGGCGCGGTGCTGGGCGGCATCGCCGGCAGCGCGGCCGAGAACAAGATCAACCAGCGCCGCGCGCTGGAGATCACCGTGCGCCTGGACAACGGCGAGATGCGCGCGATCACGCAGGAGGCCGACGAAGCCTTCCGCCCCGGCGAACGGGTGCGGCTGCTGTCGTCGGGCGGCGTGACCCGGGTCACGCACTGACGGCCGCACAGGCCCTCTCCCAAGGCGCACCCCAGGCGCCGTACCCGCAAGGGTGCGGCGCTTTTTCTTTGGCCGATCCGCCGGCCCAGCCATGCCGCGCGCGCCCATGAAAAAACCCGCCGGGCGGTTGCCATCGGCGGGTCGGCAAGACCTCAGGTGTCTTGCGGACCGGATACGCGGTATCCGGTCATGCGGGCACGACATGCGTGCCGTTGTGGTTCCTTGCGGAACAGGTAAGGTCCACGCCGTGGCGGCGCAGCTTACGGACGGTTGCCGGTCGGGAACGGCCAGGCAGCAGCCGGGTTCAGCGCGGTCTTGGCAGCCGAAGCGGGAGCAACGGCAGGCGCAGCGGCAGGCTTGGCAGCAGCCTTCTTGGCAGCCGGCTTCTTGGCAGCAGCCTTCTTGGCGGCCGGCTTCTTCGCAGCAGCCTTCTTGGCAGCGGCCTTCTTGGCGGGCGCCTTCTTGGCAGCAGCCTTCTTGGCCGGTGCTGCCTTCTTGGCGGCAACCTTCTTCACCGCGGCCTTCTTGGCCGGTGCCTTCTTGGCGGCGGCCTTCTTGGCCGGTGCTGCCTTCTTGGCGGCGACCTTCTTCACCGCGGCCTTCTTGGCCGGTGCTGCCTTCTTGGCGGCGGCCTTCTTGGCCGGTGCTGCCTTCTTGGCGGCGACCTTCTTCACCGCGGCCTTCTTGGCCGGTGCCTTCTTGGCGGCTGCCTTCTTGGCGGCCGGTGCAGCCTTCTTGGCGGCGACCTTCTTCACAGCAGCCTTCTTGGCGGCCGGCTTGGCGGCCTTCTTAGCCGCCGGCTTTTTCTTTGCAGCAGTTGCCATGGATAACTCCTTCACTAGAGAGTGAATATCGAATGACCTAAGTTGGCGACCCGACCGACCCGAGGCGCGCCACAGCAGCGCAGCCCCAGTCGAGCGAGCGATTCATCGGCGTGCGGCCCGACCACTGCTGCACGCTAATGAATTCGGTTGCAGGCGCACCGCCCATGGCGGTGCCTTGGCGGCCGGCGCGAGCCCGCAAGCGGGTCTCGGGCACCTGCCGCGCCCTGGAATATTCGATCAGCCCGCACCGCCCGTTGAGCCGGCGCGCGGCCAGAAATGAGGAGATATCGGACAGCTGGCCTGCGGTGCGGGCTTGGCCTCGCGCACGGCAGACGGCATTCATTCGGTGGTAGCTGGTCCAACCCGTTAATGGACCAAGGGAGACTGCACGCGTTTTAAGAAGCCGGTCGGGCCTGGTCTGCGTCAAAGTTCTCGTGCTCCTCAGCTACTACCTTCGTCATTGCATCGAAGCGCGCATCGCGCTTTTCGGTTCCATCTTGCTTCCTGCTTCGCTGCAATGAAGTGAGACTCTTGTCAAGGCGAATCATAATTCGTTTGCACGATGATGTTAAGAAAAAAGTGCAAAAAAACTTGCCTGCATGCATCGCTCCAACTAGTTCTCACGCGCGTCGTCACGAAGACGTTGCCGACGACATGCCAACGCGTCGCGCGCATGCCCGTCTCGTGACCCACTACGCGCGCTCGCGCACGCCGCGCGGCGCCCCTTCGCCGACCGTGCGCACCGCAGCTTTTACACACCGTCGCGCGTAGCGATGACAAGCCGCGCAGCATGCGCGCGACGACTGCGAACAGCGCTGCCGCGTGTCCTCGCACTTTCCGAAAAGCCGCATGGGCAAAGGCTTTGCGGGCGATGCACCAATGCGCGTGCGGCGCGCGTCGAGCGCTGCGGCGGCACGTTTCGACACGCGCGCGACGCGATCACCGGCGCGCGCGCTGCATGCTTTACACGCTCGACCCCGTACGCACGCGCGACGCCGTGCTCGATGTTCGACGATACCGGCGTCGGTCACCGCGCGACACCATCACCGCGCACGCGCGAGAGTGATGCGTGCACGCAACGGTTTGCATCGACGCAACGTCGAATGGCCTTCGCGAAGGCATCGCAAGGGCATCGCGAAGGCATCGCGAAGGCATCGCAAGGGCATCGCGAAGGCATCGCGAAGGCATCGAAGCGTTGCGATCGAGCCAAGCGCCGACGACAGCGAAGCGTCGCGGCAACACTCCTGAAGTCGCAGCGATGAGGTCGCATCGCGCTGCCCGATCCGGAGCGCGCGCGCCGCGCATTGCGGCTGCGTTCGCGCCGTCGCCAAGGACGCGCCGAGGTGCCGTCGGGCGCGTCGTACGTCCGCTTAGAGGATTGCTTCAGCGCTTGCGCGCAGGCGTGTTTTGCTGCGCCACAAAAACCCGCAAACGCCCGCTGCATGCGGCCTGGCGGGCAGCGGACTGGCGCCGCGGCACGGCGCGCGCCAGTCCGCGCCGGATTGCGGCGCGGCGGTTGCGCCAGTAGATTGGCGTGGCTACGAACCTCAAAGGAGACATCATGCGCAGCCCTTCCCCCATCGCCTGCACCATGCGCGCCGCGGTGCTTGCCGCCACCCTGCTTGCCAGCGCCGCGGCGCTGGCGCAGGCCACGCCCAGCGGCACGTGGAAGACCATCGATGACAACACCGGCAAGCCACGCGGGCTGGTGGAGATCACCGAGAAGAACGGCGTCTACAGCGGACGCCTGCTCAAGAGCTTCGTCGAGGGTGACGGCAAGCCGCGCGTCTGCGACAAGTGCACCGACGCGCGCAAGGACCAGCCCCTGATCGGCATGACCATCCTGTCCGGCTTGCGCAAGACCGGCGACAACGAGTGGAGCGGCGGCGAGATCCTCGATCCGGAGAACGGCAAGGTCTACAAGAGCAAGATGTCGCTGGCCGAGGATGGCAACAAGCTCAACGTGCGCGGCTTCATCGGCATCAGCCTGATCGGACGCACCCAGACCTGGGAGCGCGAGCGCTGAGCGCTGCCGGCACTCAGGGTTTCTCCGGGGCCTGCGGTGGGTGACCTGCCTAAGGAGAAACAGCAGGCGAAAAAAAACCGGGCGGTGATGAACCGCCCGGTTTTTTTGTCCCCGATGCTGCGCTTTACATGCGGTAGCGCAGCGTAGCCATGACGCTGCGCGGAGCGCCCGGCATGTTCAGGTTGGGATTGGTGCCGTGCGCCGAGACGATGTAGCCCTTGTCGAACAGGTTGTACACGTTCAGCTGGGCCTCGAAGGCGCCGCGGCGGTACCAGGCCATCGCGTCGGCGGTGACATAGCCTGGCAGGGTCACGGTGTTCTGCGGGTCGGCATAGCGCGCGCCTACCAGGTTGGCGCCGAGGCCGACACCGAAGCCGTGGCCCAGGTCCTTGGTCACCCACAGGTTGCCGGAGTGGCGCGGCGTGATGGTGGCGCGCTTGCCCTGCAGCGCGGCGCTGGACTTGGTGATGGTGGCGTCCAGGTAGGCGTAGCCGGCCAGCATGCGCCAGCCGCTGCCCAGCTCGGCCGCGCCGGAGAGCTCCACGCCGTCGGTGCGCTGCTCGCCGATCGGCAGCAGCGCCGTGTTGGTGGCGTTGGCGACCTTGATATTGCTGCGCTCCAGGCGGAACACCGAGATCGTGGTGCTGGCCTTGCCGTTCAGCCAGTCGTACTTGGCGCCGACTTCCGTATTCCTGGTGCTCTCGGGGCCGAGATCCGCATTGTTGGCCGCCAGCGCAAAGGCTTCGCCGGACGGTTGGAACGACTTGCTCCACGACACGTAGTACGACTGCGTCTTGCTCGGCTGCCACACCAGGCCGGCACGCGGGCTCCAGGCGGAGTCGCTGCGCGACAGGTCGCGCTGACCGGCGATGCGGTTGCGGGTCTCCTGCTGGAAGTTGTCGTAGCGCACCCCGACCAGCGCCTTCCACTGCTCGCTGAAGGTGATCATGTCCTGGGTGTAAAAGGCCAGCGTGTCGAAGATGCCCAGGTTCGAGGTGGTCGGGTTGCCCGGTGCCTGGCGCGGCAGCACCGGCAGCACCGGGTTGAACAGGTCGAAGGTGCCCGGCACGGGCTTGGTGTTGTTGACCTGGTCCTTGTTCTGCTGGCCGACCTCCATGCCGTACAGGATCTCGTGCTTGGTGCCGAAGAGCGTCGCCTTCTGGATCAGGTCGGTCTGGTTGAACCAGCCATGTTCCTCGCGGCGGACATTGCCGTGGTTCATGGTCAGGCGTTGCGTCGCCTCGTTGACCGCGGAGGTCAGCGTGTTGTTCCGGTCGAGCGAGTAGTGGTAATACCGCGTCGCATTGCGGATCGACCAGTTCTCATTGAAGCGATGGTTGATGGTGGCAGTGCCGGAGAACACACGCGACTGTGAGTAGTCGGCGTCGCGCGCATTGGCCGCGCCGTAGTAGCGCGACGCGGGAACATCCACCGGCCGGCCGCGGTACGCCGGGATGCCGAAGTCGGTCACGCGGCGGTCTTCCAGGTAGTCGGCCTGGAACAGCACGGTGGTCTCGGGCGCGACGCGCAGTTCCAGCGACGGCGCGATCGCCTTGCGGTCCAGGAACTGCTGCGAGCGGTAGCTGTTGGCCTTCTCCACCGCGCCGGTGATGCGGAACGCCGCGGCGCCGTCGGCGAAGACGCGGCCGACGTCGGCCTCGGCCCGGCGGTCGGCCCACATGCCGTAGCTGAGCGCGAAGTCGGTGACGTCGATGCCCGGCTTCTTGGTCACGCGGTTGATCAGGCCGCCCGACGAACCGCGCCCGTACAGCACCGCCGCCGGTCCCTTGATGACTTCGACGCGGTCGACGTTGGACAGGTCACGGAAGTACAGCGCATCGTCGCGGATGCCGTCGACGAACTGGTCGGCGATGGCGGTGAAGCCGCGGATGGAGACCTGGTCGCGCTGGCCGTCCCCTGTGGAGAACGACACGCCCGGCACGTTCTTCAGCGCA
The window above is part of the Cupriavidus taiwanensis LMG 19424 genome. Proteins encoded here:
- a CDS encoding carbohydrate kinase family protein; amino-acid sequence: MASLICGSVAYDTIMTFDGRFREHILPDQIHMLNVSFLVPGMRREFGGCAGNIAYTLKMLGGDPVVMATVGIDAEPYLEYLRKLEIPTGHIRVLPETFTAQAMITTDLDNNQITAFHPGAMSQSQLNHVKDALGGAQAPSLGIVAPDSREGMLHHARQFAEAGVPFIFDLGQAMPLFNGDDLREFVELASYVTVNDYEAQVLLSRTAWTSAEVAAKVRAFIVTHGERGASIFADGRQYAIPAVVAERIVDPTGCGDAFRGGLLFGIENGLDWETTGRLASLMGSVKIAQQGPQNHWLSRDEIGNRFQSAFGYRYA
- a CDS encoding outer membrane lipoprotein, giving the protein MTNKLRGGAHAVLGATLVATLAAGCATQSNSNSVYGTGQAQREQTVRYGVVEGIREVTIQGGQTGAGTLAGGAIGGIAAGSTIGGGNGAVAAGILGAVLGGIAGSAAENKINQRRALEITVRLDNGEMRAITQEADEAFRPGERVRLLSSGGVTRVTH
- a CDS encoding histone H1-like DNA-binding protein, coding for MATAAKKKPAAKKAAKPAAKKAAVKKVAAKKAAPAAKKAAAKKAPAKKAAVKKVAAKKAAPAKKAAAKKAAPAKKAAVKKVAAKKAAPAKKAAAKKAPAKKAAVKKVAAKKAAPAKKAAAKKAPAKKAAAKKAAAKKPAAKKAAAKKPAAKKAAAKPAAAPAVAPASAAKTALNPAAAWPFPTGNRP
- a CDS encoding DUF2147 domain-containing protein, giving the protein MRSPSPIACTMRAAVLAATLLASAAALAQATPSGTWKTIDDNTGKPRGLVEITEKNGVYSGRLLKSFVEGDGKPRVCDKCTDARKDQPLIGMTILSGLRKTGDNEWSGGEILDPENGKVYKSKMSLAEDGNKLNVRGFIGISLIGRTQTWERER
- a CDS encoding TonB-dependent receptor, which encodes MRIKLHPICAAVAGSFVFQPMLVWAQSAPAATPAQLPEVTVKADVSRELGAGYNPPNAVSATKTEAPLRDVPQTVNVVTAEVMRDQHATSMQDALKNVPGVSFSTGDGQRDQVSIRGFTAIADQFVDGIRDDALYFRDLSNVDRVEVIKGPAAVLYGRGSSGGLINRVTKKPGIDVTDFALSYGMWADRRAEADVGRVFADGAAAFRITGAVEKANSYRSQQFLDRKAIAPSLELRVAPETTVLFQADYLEDRRVTDFGIPAYRGRPVDVPASRYYGAANARDADYSQSRVFSGTATINHRFNENWSIRNATRYYHYSLDRNNTLTSAVNEATQRLTMNHGNVRREEHGWFNQTDLIQKATLFGTKHEILYGMEVGQQNKDQVNNTKPVPGTFDLFNPVLPVLPRQAPGNPTTSNLGIFDTLAFYTQDMITFSEQWKALVGVRYDNFQQETRNRIAGQRDLSRSDSAWSPRAGLVWQPSKTQSYYVSWSKSFQPSGEAFALAANNADLGPESTRNTEVGAKYDWLNGKASTTISVFRLERSNIKVANATNTALLPIGEQRTDGVELSGAAELGSGWRMLAGYAYLDATITKSSAALQGKRATITPRHSGNLWVTKDLGHGFGVGLGANLVGARYADPQNTVTLPGYVTADAMAWYRRGAFEAQLNVYNLFDKGYIVSAHGTNPNLNMPGAPRSVMATLRYRM